A part of Osmerus mordax isolate fOsmMor3 chromosome 10, fOsmMor3.pri, whole genome shotgun sequence genomic DNA contains:
- the tdrd1 gene encoding tudor domain-containing protein 1 isoform X1, whose product MKRTFPQSMVLPNMPLRRPSTSPGDAPVSPKTFTPPIGTPERPLVTLNGDGGGAESVVRSLSDSLPPMTVKLCNYCSQQGNLLCTRCKRTWYCSLACQKANWNAHRHLCMPSTPESPTSDPKETPLSPVGNGSNTNSKVNHCDVAGPRRVYLQNLHKNNLSKGAEVQATVVELRSPGRFFIHVQSPETMESLKTISGELQKSSVSPLRSTYVPDQREVCAVKFSLDQNWYRGMVQSVASDQKTASILYIDFGNEENVTMDMIKPLAASLELMPPCAVECRVAGIEPVTDSWTEECIIAVKQLVAGKSLTVTVVDVQESDRVHSVDVLLSPIGKNLSTLLVAQGYAAKVTNKQCSEQDIVSASLENFRSQSGGKNENAGARSPDPLTQGLGDSFTAVVTHLQSPDDIICQKLENASVIQELQLKLRERCCQAPPASANFRPAPGTVCCALFSEDNQWYRATVLAYSSEERVCVGYIDFGNSEEVDLGRLLPLGPELLVLPMQAIPCALAGVRPVAEAWSEDGVQMLRRTVCNRFLRVEILGESEGRALVTMVDEASDPQANVAEVLVATGYALPADPSPPRDAEAEATPGVEALEWSCVELPCEGQKVALLVSVIETPGEFYCNVYSTKEFQVLAELRLELTQYCEANNTPFTPTVGVPCCAMFSGDGVWYRGMVQEVCEGKARVFFVDYGNSGEVELPHLRVITPHLLRHPFQAIRCYLAGVETPGFQWSSESLRRFQALCIGHQLLGRVLSITEQGYGIELESGGQNVRATLFSEQLARVSGQQLTPASKETTASTSPPTAMHTNQKEHHLEMPKLAIQKEAPAQVPMPKEAASFPVDWRTEELPSHETFQPRIAAVVSPSLFYLFNPNQVDREQLRQVMRDLSVYCSSQASPSQGTPPPGAACCAQFSADKSWYRAVVLETRDMEATVLYADYGNSETVALSCILPIPKELLQLPFQICRCALQGKENFPVVWPAEVLELFRVLLSDGVLASKKIYDGRCNLLSVTLSNEHGQGHLNSMILEGLQNTKAQAKTVSPTPHHTLTATTTHKPDHITPTPKPHPAPTAATTQNAAGYMETAAVVLETPGPRHSGESAKPAAAPVNEHTRQVKREPKDPQSATCSKSTNGLPCCCLQIKTQIDNLEGLILSLMKQLGGLPN is encoded by the exons ATGAAACGCACGTTTCCCCAATCAATGGTGCTGCCCAACATGCCACTGAGGAGGCCTTCCACCAGCCCGGGCGATGCCCCGGTCTCTCCCAAGACTTTCACCCCGCCCATCGGAACACCAGAGCGGCCTCTAGTGACTTTGAACGGTGATGGCG GTGGTGCCGAATCTGTTGTTCGTTCTTTG AGTGATTCCTTGCCACCCATGACTGTGAAGCTGTGCAACTACTGCAGCCAGCAAG GAAACCTTCTCTGTACACGCTGCAAGAGAACCTGGTACTGCTCATTGGCATGTCAGAAAGCCAACTGGAACGCTCACAGACACTTGTGCATGCCAAGTACGCCAGAAAGCCCTACTAG TGACCCAAAAGAAACTCCACTGTCACCAGTAGGAAATGGATCCAACACAAACTCAAAG GTGAACCACTGTGATGTGGCTGGTCCCCGGAGAGTCTACCTCCAGAATCTGCACAAGAACAACCTCAGCAAAGGAGCTGAAGTACAG GCAACTGTGGTGGAGCTCCGAAGCCCTGGCAGGTTTTTCATCCACGTGCAGAGCCCTGAGACCATGGAGTCTCTtaaaaccatttctggagaacTACAGAAATCCAGCGTCAGTCCTCTGAGGTCCACCTATGTGCCTGATCAAAGAGAGGTCTGCGCTGTCAAATTCTCCTTGGATCAG AACTGGTACAGAGGTATGGTCCAGTCTGTGGCTTCAGACCAGAAGACTGCCAGTATTCTCTATATTGACTTTGGCAACGAGGAGAATGTGACAATGGACATGATTAAGCCCCTGGCTGCTAGCCTGGAGCTCATGCCACCTTGT GCCGTGGAGTGCCGCGTGGCAGGGATCGAGCCCGTGACGGACAGCTGGACGGAGGAGTGTATCATAGCAGTGAAGCAGCTGGTCGCAGGGAAGAGCCTGACGGTGACTGTGGTGGATGTCCAGGAGAGCGACCGCGTCCACTCTGTGGACGTGTTATTGTCTCCTATTG GCAAGAATCTCAGTACCTTACTCGTGGCCCAAGGATATGCGGCGAAGGTGACCAACAAGCAGTGCTCTGAACAGGACATTG TGAGTGCTTCCCTGGAGAACTTCCGTAGCCAGTCGGGCGGTAAGAATGAGAACGCGGGTGCCCGGTCACCCGACCCGCTGACCCAGGGGTTGGGAGACTCCTTCACTGCTGTGGTCACTCACCTGCAGTCCCCTGACGACATCATCTGTCAGAAGCTGGAGAACGCCA gtgtgatcCAGGAGCTGCAGCTGAAGCTGAGGGAGCGGTGCTGTCAGGCTCCTCCAGCCAGTGCCAACTTCAGACCGGCCCCTGGCACTGTCTGCTGTGCCCTGTTTTCAG aggACAACCAGTGGTACAGAGCCACTGTGCTGGCCTACTCGTCCgaggagcgagtgtgtgtggggtacatTGACTTTGGCAACTCTGAGGAGGTGGACCTGGGGCGCCTGCTGCCTCTGGGCCCAGAGCTGCTGGTTCTGCCCATGCAAGCCATCCCCTGCGCCCTGGCCG gcgTGCGGCCCGTGGCGGAGGCCTGGTCCGAGGACGGCGTCCAGATGCTGCGGCGCACCGTGTGCAACCGCTTCCTGCGCGTGGAGATCCTGGGGGAGAGCGAGGGCAGGGCGCTAGTCACCATGGTGGACGAGGCCAGCGACCCCCAAGCCAACGTGGCCGAGGTGCTGGTCGCCACCGGCTACGCCCTGCCTgctgaccccagccccccccgggACGCGGAGGCTGAGGCCACCCCCGGGGTGGAGGCCCTGGAGTGGTCCTGCGTGGAGCTTCCCTGCGAGGGCCAGAAGGTGGCGCTGTTGGTCAGCGTGATCGAGACCCCGGGAGAATTCTACTGCAACGTCTACAGCACTAAAG AGTTTCAGGTTCTCGCTGAGCTGAGGTTGGAGTTGACTCAATACTGTGAGGCAAACAACACCCCCTTCACGCCTACTGTGGGAGTGCCCTGCTGTGCCATGTTCTCTG gagaCGGTGTGTGGTACCGAGGGATGGtgcaggaggtgtgtgagggcaaggccagggtcttctttgtGGACTACGGCAACTCCGGCGAGGTGGAGCTGCCCCACCTCCGAGTCATCACGCCACACCTCCTCAGACATCCCTTCCAGGCCATCCGCTGTTACCTCGCAG GTGTGGAGACCCCGGGCTTCCAGTGGAGCAGCGAGTCTCTCAGACGGTTCCAGGCCCTGTGCATCGGCCACCAGCTGCTGGGCCGAGTCCTCTCCATTACGGAGCAGGGCTACGGCATCGAGCTGGAGAGCGGCGGTCAGAACGTCCGTGCCACCCTCTTCTCTGAACAGCTGGCCAGAGTGTCCGGTCAGCAGCTCACACCAGCTTCTAAAGAGACCACAGCTAGCACCAGCCCACCCACAGCCATGCACACCAATCAGAAGGAACATCACTTGGAGATGCCCAAACTGGCCATTCAGAAGGAGGCTCCTGCTCAGGTTCCGATGCCAAAGGAAG CAGCTTCTTTCCCTGTGGACTGGAGGACTGAGGAGTTACCCAGCCATGAGACCTTCCAGCCCCGCATTGCAGCTGTGGTCAGCCCTAGCCTGTTCTATCTGTTCAACCCCAACCAGG TGGACCGGGAGCAGCTGCGGCAGGTGATGAGGGACCTGAGTGTCTACTGCAGCAGCCAGGCCTCCCCCAGCCAGGGCACTCCTCCCCCTGGAGCTGCCTGCTGTGCCCAGTTCTCTG CAGATAAGAGCTGGTACAGAGCGGTGGTGCTGGAGACCCGGGACATGGAGGCCACGGTGCTCTATGCAGACTACGGCAACTCTGAGACGGTGGCCCTCTCCTGCATCCTGCCCATCCCCAAAGAGCTGCTGCAGCTGCCCTTCCAGATCTGTCGCTGTGCCCTGCAGG gtAAGGAGAACTTTCCCGTCGTGTGGCCTGCGGAGGTCCTGGAGCTGTTCCGAGTCTTGCTGTCCGACGGCGTCCTCGCCTCGAAGAAGATCTACGACGGACGCTGCAACCTGCTGTCGGTCACCCTGAGCAACGAGCACGGCCAGGGCCACCTCAACAGCATGATCCTGGAGGGCCTGCAGAACACCAAGGCTCAAGCCAAGACCGTctcacccacaccacaccacaccctgaCCGCCACGACCACGCACAAACCGGATCACATCACGCCCACACCGAAACCGCACCCAGCCCCGACCGCTGCAACCACCCAGAACGCAGCTGGCTACATGGAGACCGCCGCTGTCGTCTTGGAGACCCCAGGGCCGAGACACAGTGGGGAGAGTGCTAAGCCTGCTGCAGCTCCAGTCAATG AACATACCAGACAAGTGAAGCGTGAACCCAAGGACCCGCAGAGTGCCACTTGTTCAAAGAGCACCAACG GATTACCATGCTGCTGTCTTCAAATAAAGACACAG
- the tdrd1 gene encoding tudor domain-containing protein 1 isoform X3, translating into MKRTFPQSMVLPNMPLRRPSTSPGDAPVSPKTFTPPIGTPERPLVTLNGDGGGAESVVRSLSDSLPPMTVKLCNYCSQQGNLLCTRCKRTWYCSLACQKANWNAHRHLCMPSTPESPTSDPKETPLSPVGNGSNTNSKVNHCDVAGPRRVYLQNLHKNNLSKGAEVQATVVELRSPGRFFIHVQSPETMESLKTISGELQKSSVSPLRSTYVPDQREVCAVKFSLDQNWYRGMVQSVASDQKTASILYIDFGNEENVTMDMIKPLAASLELMPPCAVECRVAGIEPVTDSWTEECIIAVKQLVAGKSLTVTVVDVQESDRVHSVDVLLSPIGKNLSTLLVAQGYAAKVTNKQCSEQDIVSASLENFRSQSGGKNENAGARSPDPLTQGLGDSFTAVVTHLQSPDDIICQKLENASVIQELQLKLRERCCQAPPASANFRPAPGTVCCALFSEDNQWYRATVLAYSSEERVCVGYIDFGNSEEVDLGRLLPLGPELLVLPMQAIPCALAGVRPVAEAWSEDGVQMLRRTVCNRFLRVEILGESEGRALVTMVDEASDPQANVAEVLVATGYALPADPSPPRDAEAEATPGVEALEWSCVELPCEGQKVALLVSVIETPGEFYCNVYSTKEFQVLAELRLELTQYCEANNTPFTPTVGVPCCAMFSGDGVWYRGMVQEVCEGKARVFFVDYGNSGEVELPHLRVITPHLLRHPFQAIRCYLAGVETPGFQWSSESLRRFQALCIGHQLLGRVLSITEQGYGIELESGGQNVRATLFSEQLARVSGQQLTPASKETTASTSPPTAMHTNQKEHHLEMPKLAIQKEAPAQVPMPKEAASFPVDWRTEELPSHETFQPRIAAVVSPSLFYLFNPNQVDREQLRQVMRDLSVYCSSQASPSQGTPPPGAACCAQFSDKSWYRAVVLETRDMEATVLYADYGNSETVALSCILPIPKELLQLPFQICRCALQGKENFPVVWPAEVLELFRVLLSDGVLASKKIYDGRCNLLSVTLSNEHGQGHLNSMILEGLQNTKAQAKTVSPTPHHTLTATTTHKPDHITPTPKPHPAPTAATTQNAAGYMETAAVVLETPGPRHSGESAKPAAAPVNEHTRQVKREPKDPQSATCSKSTNGLPCCCLQIKTQIDNLEGLILSLMKQLGGLPN; encoded by the exons ATGAAACGCACGTTTCCCCAATCAATGGTGCTGCCCAACATGCCACTGAGGAGGCCTTCCACCAGCCCGGGCGATGCCCCGGTCTCTCCCAAGACTTTCACCCCGCCCATCGGAACACCAGAGCGGCCTCTAGTGACTTTGAACGGTGATGGCG GTGGTGCCGAATCTGTTGTTCGTTCTTTG AGTGATTCCTTGCCACCCATGACTGTGAAGCTGTGCAACTACTGCAGCCAGCAAG GAAACCTTCTCTGTACACGCTGCAAGAGAACCTGGTACTGCTCATTGGCATGTCAGAAAGCCAACTGGAACGCTCACAGACACTTGTGCATGCCAAGTACGCCAGAAAGCCCTACTAG TGACCCAAAAGAAACTCCACTGTCACCAGTAGGAAATGGATCCAACACAAACTCAAAG GTGAACCACTGTGATGTGGCTGGTCCCCGGAGAGTCTACCTCCAGAATCTGCACAAGAACAACCTCAGCAAAGGAGCTGAAGTACAG GCAACTGTGGTGGAGCTCCGAAGCCCTGGCAGGTTTTTCATCCACGTGCAGAGCCCTGAGACCATGGAGTCTCTtaaaaccatttctggagaacTACAGAAATCCAGCGTCAGTCCTCTGAGGTCCACCTATGTGCCTGATCAAAGAGAGGTCTGCGCTGTCAAATTCTCCTTGGATCAG AACTGGTACAGAGGTATGGTCCAGTCTGTGGCTTCAGACCAGAAGACTGCCAGTATTCTCTATATTGACTTTGGCAACGAGGAGAATGTGACAATGGACATGATTAAGCCCCTGGCTGCTAGCCTGGAGCTCATGCCACCTTGT GCCGTGGAGTGCCGCGTGGCAGGGATCGAGCCCGTGACGGACAGCTGGACGGAGGAGTGTATCATAGCAGTGAAGCAGCTGGTCGCAGGGAAGAGCCTGACGGTGACTGTGGTGGATGTCCAGGAGAGCGACCGCGTCCACTCTGTGGACGTGTTATTGTCTCCTATTG GCAAGAATCTCAGTACCTTACTCGTGGCCCAAGGATATGCGGCGAAGGTGACCAACAAGCAGTGCTCTGAACAGGACATTG TGAGTGCTTCCCTGGAGAACTTCCGTAGCCAGTCGGGCGGTAAGAATGAGAACGCGGGTGCCCGGTCACCCGACCCGCTGACCCAGGGGTTGGGAGACTCCTTCACTGCTGTGGTCACTCACCTGCAGTCCCCTGACGACATCATCTGTCAGAAGCTGGAGAACGCCA gtgtgatcCAGGAGCTGCAGCTGAAGCTGAGGGAGCGGTGCTGTCAGGCTCCTCCAGCCAGTGCCAACTTCAGACCGGCCCCTGGCACTGTCTGCTGTGCCCTGTTTTCAG aggACAACCAGTGGTACAGAGCCACTGTGCTGGCCTACTCGTCCgaggagcgagtgtgtgtggggtacatTGACTTTGGCAACTCTGAGGAGGTGGACCTGGGGCGCCTGCTGCCTCTGGGCCCAGAGCTGCTGGTTCTGCCCATGCAAGCCATCCCCTGCGCCCTGGCCG gcgTGCGGCCCGTGGCGGAGGCCTGGTCCGAGGACGGCGTCCAGATGCTGCGGCGCACCGTGTGCAACCGCTTCCTGCGCGTGGAGATCCTGGGGGAGAGCGAGGGCAGGGCGCTAGTCACCATGGTGGACGAGGCCAGCGACCCCCAAGCCAACGTGGCCGAGGTGCTGGTCGCCACCGGCTACGCCCTGCCTgctgaccccagccccccccgggACGCGGAGGCTGAGGCCACCCCCGGGGTGGAGGCCCTGGAGTGGTCCTGCGTGGAGCTTCCCTGCGAGGGCCAGAAGGTGGCGCTGTTGGTCAGCGTGATCGAGACCCCGGGAGAATTCTACTGCAACGTCTACAGCACTAAAG AGTTTCAGGTTCTCGCTGAGCTGAGGTTGGAGTTGACTCAATACTGTGAGGCAAACAACACCCCCTTCACGCCTACTGTGGGAGTGCCCTGCTGTGCCATGTTCTCTG gagaCGGTGTGTGGTACCGAGGGATGGtgcaggaggtgtgtgagggcaaggccagggtcttctttgtGGACTACGGCAACTCCGGCGAGGTGGAGCTGCCCCACCTCCGAGTCATCACGCCACACCTCCTCAGACATCCCTTCCAGGCCATCCGCTGTTACCTCGCAG GTGTGGAGACCCCGGGCTTCCAGTGGAGCAGCGAGTCTCTCAGACGGTTCCAGGCCCTGTGCATCGGCCACCAGCTGCTGGGCCGAGTCCTCTCCATTACGGAGCAGGGCTACGGCATCGAGCTGGAGAGCGGCGGTCAGAACGTCCGTGCCACCCTCTTCTCTGAACAGCTGGCCAGAGTGTCCGGTCAGCAGCTCACACCAGCTTCTAAAGAGACCACAGCTAGCACCAGCCCACCCACAGCCATGCACACCAATCAGAAGGAACATCACTTGGAGATGCCCAAACTGGCCATTCAGAAGGAGGCTCCTGCTCAGGTTCCGATGCCAAAGGAAG CAGCTTCTTTCCCTGTGGACTGGAGGACTGAGGAGTTACCCAGCCATGAGACCTTCCAGCCCCGCATTGCAGCTGTGGTCAGCCCTAGCCTGTTCTATCTGTTCAACCCCAACCAGG TGGACCGGGAGCAGCTGCGGCAGGTGATGAGGGACCTGAGTGTCTACTGCAGCAGCCAGGCCTCCCCCAGCCAGGGCACTCCTCCCCCTGGAGCTGCCTGCTGTGCCCAGTTCTCTG ATAAGAGCTGGTACAGAGCGGTGGTGCTGGAGACCCGGGACATGGAGGCCACGGTGCTCTATGCAGACTACGGCAACTCTGAGACGGTGGCCCTCTCCTGCATCCTGCCCATCCCCAAAGAGCTGCTGCAGCTGCCCTTCCAGATCTGTCGCTGTGCCCTGCAGG gtAAGGAGAACTTTCCCGTCGTGTGGCCTGCGGAGGTCCTGGAGCTGTTCCGAGTCTTGCTGTCCGACGGCGTCCTCGCCTCGAAGAAGATCTACGACGGACGCTGCAACCTGCTGTCGGTCACCCTGAGCAACGAGCACGGCCAGGGCCACCTCAACAGCATGATCCTGGAGGGCCTGCAGAACACCAAGGCTCAAGCCAAGACCGTctcacccacaccacaccacaccctgaCCGCCACGACCACGCACAAACCGGATCACATCACGCCCACACCGAAACCGCACCCAGCCCCGACCGCTGCAACCACCCAGAACGCAGCTGGCTACATGGAGACCGCCGCTGTCGTCTTGGAGACCCCAGGGCCGAGACACAGTGGGGAGAGTGCTAAGCCTGCTGCAGCTCCAGTCAATG AACATACCAGACAAGTGAAGCGTGAACCCAAGGACCCGCAGAGTGCCACTTGTTCAAAGAGCACCAACG GATTACCATGCTGCTGTCTTCAAATAAAGACACAG
- the tdrd1 gene encoding tudor domain-containing protein 1 isoform X2, whose protein sequence is MKRTFPQSMVLPNMPLRRPSTSPGDAPVSPKTFTPPIGTPERPLVTLNGDGGGAESVVRSLSDSLPPMTVKLCNYCSQQGNLLCTRCKRTWYCSLACQKANWNAHRHLCMPSTPESPTSDPKETPLSPVGNGSNTNSKVNHCDVAGPRRVYLQNLHKNNLSKGAEVQATVVELRSPGRFFIHVQSPETMESLKTISGELQKSSVSPLRSTYVPDQREVCAVKFSLDQNWYRGMVQSVASDQKTASILYIDFGNEENVTMDMIKPLAASLELMPPCAVECRVAGIEPVTDSWTEECIIAVKQLVAGKSLTVTVVDVQESDRVHSVDVLLSPIGKNLSTLLVAQGYAAKVTNKQCSEQDIVSASLENFRSQSGGKNENAGARSPDPLTQGLGDSFTAVVTHLQSPDDIICQKLENASVIQELQLKLRERCCQAPPASANFRPAPGTVCCALFSEDNQWYRATVLAYSSEERVCVGYIDFGNSEEVDLGRLLPLGPELLVLPMQAIPCALAGVRPVAEAWSEDGVQMLRRTVCNRFLRVEILGESEGRALVTMVDEASDPQANVAEVLVATGYALPADPSPPRDAEAEATPGVEALEWSCVELPCEGQKVALLVSVIETPGEFYCNVYSTKEFQVLAELRLELTQYCEANNTPFTPTVGVPCCAMFSGDGVWYRGMVQEVCEGKARVFFVDYGNSGEVELPHLRVITPHLLRHPFQAIRCYLAGVETPGFQWSSESLRRFQALCIGHQLLGRVLSITEQGYGIELESGGQNVRATLFSEQLARVSGQQLTPASKETTASTSPPTAMHTNQKEHHLEMPKLAIQKEAPAQVPMPKEASFPVDWRTEELPSHETFQPRIAAVVSPSLFYLFNPNQVDREQLRQVMRDLSVYCSSQASPSQGTPPPGAACCAQFSADKSWYRAVVLETRDMEATVLYADYGNSETVALSCILPIPKELLQLPFQICRCALQGKENFPVVWPAEVLELFRVLLSDGVLASKKIYDGRCNLLSVTLSNEHGQGHLNSMILEGLQNTKAQAKTVSPTPHHTLTATTTHKPDHITPTPKPHPAPTAATTQNAAGYMETAAVVLETPGPRHSGESAKPAAAPVNEHTRQVKREPKDPQSATCSKSTNGLPCCCLQIKTQIDNLEGLILSLMKQLGGLPN, encoded by the exons ATGAAACGCACGTTTCCCCAATCAATGGTGCTGCCCAACATGCCACTGAGGAGGCCTTCCACCAGCCCGGGCGATGCCCCGGTCTCTCCCAAGACTTTCACCCCGCCCATCGGAACACCAGAGCGGCCTCTAGTGACTTTGAACGGTGATGGCG GTGGTGCCGAATCTGTTGTTCGTTCTTTG AGTGATTCCTTGCCACCCATGACTGTGAAGCTGTGCAACTACTGCAGCCAGCAAG GAAACCTTCTCTGTACACGCTGCAAGAGAACCTGGTACTGCTCATTGGCATGTCAGAAAGCCAACTGGAACGCTCACAGACACTTGTGCATGCCAAGTACGCCAGAAAGCCCTACTAG TGACCCAAAAGAAACTCCACTGTCACCAGTAGGAAATGGATCCAACACAAACTCAAAG GTGAACCACTGTGATGTGGCTGGTCCCCGGAGAGTCTACCTCCAGAATCTGCACAAGAACAACCTCAGCAAAGGAGCTGAAGTACAG GCAACTGTGGTGGAGCTCCGAAGCCCTGGCAGGTTTTTCATCCACGTGCAGAGCCCTGAGACCATGGAGTCTCTtaaaaccatttctggagaacTACAGAAATCCAGCGTCAGTCCTCTGAGGTCCACCTATGTGCCTGATCAAAGAGAGGTCTGCGCTGTCAAATTCTCCTTGGATCAG AACTGGTACAGAGGTATGGTCCAGTCTGTGGCTTCAGACCAGAAGACTGCCAGTATTCTCTATATTGACTTTGGCAACGAGGAGAATGTGACAATGGACATGATTAAGCCCCTGGCTGCTAGCCTGGAGCTCATGCCACCTTGT GCCGTGGAGTGCCGCGTGGCAGGGATCGAGCCCGTGACGGACAGCTGGACGGAGGAGTGTATCATAGCAGTGAAGCAGCTGGTCGCAGGGAAGAGCCTGACGGTGACTGTGGTGGATGTCCAGGAGAGCGACCGCGTCCACTCTGTGGACGTGTTATTGTCTCCTATTG GCAAGAATCTCAGTACCTTACTCGTGGCCCAAGGATATGCGGCGAAGGTGACCAACAAGCAGTGCTCTGAACAGGACATTG TGAGTGCTTCCCTGGAGAACTTCCGTAGCCAGTCGGGCGGTAAGAATGAGAACGCGGGTGCCCGGTCACCCGACCCGCTGACCCAGGGGTTGGGAGACTCCTTCACTGCTGTGGTCACTCACCTGCAGTCCCCTGACGACATCATCTGTCAGAAGCTGGAGAACGCCA gtgtgatcCAGGAGCTGCAGCTGAAGCTGAGGGAGCGGTGCTGTCAGGCTCCTCCAGCCAGTGCCAACTTCAGACCGGCCCCTGGCACTGTCTGCTGTGCCCTGTTTTCAG aggACAACCAGTGGTACAGAGCCACTGTGCTGGCCTACTCGTCCgaggagcgagtgtgtgtggggtacatTGACTTTGGCAACTCTGAGGAGGTGGACCTGGGGCGCCTGCTGCCTCTGGGCCCAGAGCTGCTGGTTCTGCCCATGCAAGCCATCCCCTGCGCCCTGGCCG gcgTGCGGCCCGTGGCGGAGGCCTGGTCCGAGGACGGCGTCCAGATGCTGCGGCGCACCGTGTGCAACCGCTTCCTGCGCGTGGAGATCCTGGGGGAGAGCGAGGGCAGGGCGCTAGTCACCATGGTGGACGAGGCCAGCGACCCCCAAGCCAACGTGGCCGAGGTGCTGGTCGCCACCGGCTACGCCCTGCCTgctgaccccagccccccccgggACGCGGAGGCTGAGGCCACCCCCGGGGTGGAGGCCCTGGAGTGGTCCTGCGTGGAGCTTCCCTGCGAGGGCCAGAAGGTGGCGCTGTTGGTCAGCGTGATCGAGACCCCGGGAGAATTCTACTGCAACGTCTACAGCACTAAAG AGTTTCAGGTTCTCGCTGAGCTGAGGTTGGAGTTGACTCAATACTGTGAGGCAAACAACACCCCCTTCACGCCTACTGTGGGAGTGCCCTGCTGTGCCATGTTCTCTG gagaCGGTGTGTGGTACCGAGGGATGGtgcaggaggtgtgtgagggcaaggccagggtcttctttgtGGACTACGGCAACTCCGGCGAGGTGGAGCTGCCCCACCTCCGAGTCATCACGCCACACCTCCTCAGACATCCCTTCCAGGCCATCCGCTGTTACCTCGCAG GTGTGGAGACCCCGGGCTTCCAGTGGAGCAGCGAGTCTCTCAGACGGTTCCAGGCCCTGTGCATCGGCCACCAGCTGCTGGGCCGAGTCCTCTCCATTACGGAGCAGGGCTACGGCATCGAGCTGGAGAGCGGCGGTCAGAACGTCCGTGCCACCCTCTTCTCTGAACAGCTGGCCAGAGTGTCCGGTCAGCAGCTCACACCAGCTTCTAAAGAGACCACAGCTAGCACCAGCCCACCCACAGCCATGCACACCAATCAGAAGGAACATCACTTGGAGATGCCCAAACTGGCCATTCAGAAGGAGGCTCCTGCTCAGGTTCCGATGCCAAAGGAAG CTTCTTTCCCTGTGGACTGGAGGACTGAGGAGTTACCCAGCCATGAGACCTTCCAGCCCCGCATTGCAGCTGTGGTCAGCCCTAGCCTGTTCTATCTGTTCAACCCCAACCAGG TGGACCGGGAGCAGCTGCGGCAGGTGATGAGGGACCTGAGTGTCTACTGCAGCAGCCAGGCCTCCCCCAGCCAGGGCACTCCTCCCCCTGGAGCTGCCTGCTGTGCCCAGTTCTCTG CAGATAAGAGCTGGTACAGAGCGGTGGTGCTGGAGACCCGGGACATGGAGGCCACGGTGCTCTATGCAGACTACGGCAACTCTGAGACGGTGGCCCTCTCCTGCATCCTGCCCATCCCCAAAGAGCTGCTGCAGCTGCCCTTCCAGATCTGTCGCTGTGCCCTGCAGG gtAAGGAGAACTTTCCCGTCGTGTGGCCTGCGGAGGTCCTGGAGCTGTTCCGAGTCTTGCTGTCCGACGGCGTCCTCGCCTCGAAGAAGATCTACGACGGACGCTGCAACCTGCTGTCGGTCACCCTGAGCAACGAGCACGGCCAGGGCCACCTCAACAGCATGATCCTGGAGGGCCTGCAGAACACCAAGGCTCAAGCCAAGACCGTctcacccacaccacaccacaccctgaCCGCCACGACCACGCACAAACCGGATCACATCACGCCCACACCGAAACCGCACCCAGCCCCGACCGCTGCAACCACCCAGAACGCAGCTGGCTACATGGAGACCGCCGCTGTCGTCTTGGAGACCCCAGGGCCGAGACACAGTGGGGAGAGTGCTAAGCCTGCTGCAGCTCCAGTCAATG AACATACCAGACAAGTGAAGCGTGAACCCAAGGACCCGCAGAGTGCCACTTGTTCAAAGAGCACCAACG GATTACCATGCTGCTGTCTTCAAATAAAGACACAG